In Oryza sativa Japonica Group chromosome 2, ASM3414082v1, the following are encoded in one genomic region:
- the LOC9267535 gene encoding subtilisin-like protease SBT3.3 yields MDSRSPFPSTLLFVLLLVLPVFANASSRLYIVYMGEKKHDDPSVVTASHHDALTSVFGSKDEAMKSIVYSYKHGFSGFAAMLTESQADELAKLPGVITVKPNTYHETHTTRSWDFLGLNYNEQSSLLKKAGYGEDVIVGVDTGIWPESQSFDDNSYGPVPARWKGKCQTGVAFNTTGCNRKIIGARWYSSGVPDESLKGDYMSPRDLNGHGTHTASTIAGKQVWNASHHRSGLAAGVARGGAPRARLAVYKACWGTAGTCSAAAVLAAVDDAINDGVDVLSLSLGIGSDIPGTLHAVASGMTVVFAGGNAGPAPQTVENVVPWVITVAATTIDRSFPTVVSLGNKEKLVGQSLNFNATKNNSNYHMLVFGSSCDEESLATVNVTGKIVLCYVPLEAAATSSPNPAFGTAAIGIAKGGAKGLIFAHQRTNVFDDLENCNKILPAGCMMVDFEIAARIASYLNSTRKPVAKISRAVTVVGNGVLAPRIAAFSSRGPSIDFPGILKPDVAAPGVSILAAVGDSYKFMSGTSMACPHVSAVAALLKSVHPDWSPAMIKSAIITTASVTDRFGMPIQAEGAPRKIADPFDFGGGQIDPDKSIDPGLVYDIDPKEYTKFFNCTLGPKDDCESYVGQLYQLNLPSIAVPDLKDSVTVWRTVTNVGGEEGTYKASIEAPAGVRMSVEPSIITFTRGGSRSATFKVTFTARQRVQAGYTFGSLTWLDGVTHSVRIPVVVRTIIQDFVSDTS; encoded by the exons ATGGATTCGAGATCGCCTTTCCCTTCTACTCTGCTCTTTGTTCTTCTACTGGTGCTCCCTGTTTTCGCCAATGCGTCTAGCAGA CTCTACATCGTCTACATGGGGGAGAAGAAGCACGATGATCCATCTGTGGTGACTGCATCGCACCATGATGCTCTTACTTCAGTTTTTGGGAG TAAAGATGAAGCCATGAAATCCATAGTCTACAGTTACAAGCACGGATTCTCTGGATTCGCCGCAATGCTCACCGAGTCCCAAGCTGATGAACTTGCAA AATTACCCGGAGTTATCACTGTGAAGCCTAACACTTACCATGAAACACACACTACACGGAGCTGGGATTTTCTTGGCCTTAACTACAACGAACAATCAAGTCTTTTGAAGAAGGCAGGCTATGGTGAAGATGTCATCGTTGGTGTTGATACAG GGATATGGCCTGAATCACAAAGCTTCGACGACAATAGCTACGGCCCTGTGCCAGCACGGTGGAAGGGCAAGTGCCAGACCGGCGTGGCGTTCAACACCACGGGTTGCAACCGGAAGATCATCGGTGCGCGCTGGTACTCCAGCGGCGTCCCGGACGAGTCTCTTAAGGGCGACTACATGTCACCAAGGGACCTAAACGGGCACGGCACGCACACCGCCTCGACGATCGCCGGCAAGCAGGTTTGGAACGCGAGCCACCACCGGAGCGGCCTGGCCGCCGGCGTGGCCCGTGGCggggcgccgcgcgcgcgcctggCGGTCTACAAGGCGTGCTGGGGCACCGCCGGTACGTGCAGCGCCGCCgcggtcctcgccgccgtcgacgacgccaTCAACGATGGCGTGGACGTGCTGTCCTTGTCGTTGGGGATTGGTAGCGACATCCCCGGGACGCTGCACGCCGTGGCGAGCGGGATGACCGTGGTGTTTGCCGGCGGGAACGCCGGCCCTGCGCCGCAGACGGTGGAGAACGTCGTGCCGTGGGTCATCACGGTGGCTGCCACCACCATAGATCGCTCATTCCCCACCGTGGTCTCGCTCGGCAACAAAGAGAAGCTGGTG GGACAATCTCTCAACTTCAACGCAACAAAGAACAACAGCAACTATCATATGCTTGTCTTTGGGTCCAG CTGCGATGAGGAGTCACTAGCGACTGTCAACGTCACTGGCAAAATCGTCCTGTGCTACGTGCCTTTGGAGGCTGCAGCCACCTCGTCGCCGAACCCAGCGTTCGGCACTGCAGCAATCGGCATCGCCAAGGGCGGCGCAAAAGGCCTCATCTTTGCGCACCAGAGAACCAACGTCTTCGATGATCTAGAAAACTGCAACAAGATCCTCCCCGCAGGCTGCATGATGGTCGACTTCGAAATCGCAGCCAGAATCGCCTCCTATTTGAACAGCACAAG GAAACCGGTGGCGAAGATATCTCGGGCGGTGACCGTTGTCGGGAATGGAGTGCTCGCACCGAGGATCGCCGCGTTCTCGTCGAGAGGCCCAAGCATCGATTTTCCTGGCATACTCAAG CCTGATGTAGCTGCACCTGGAGTCAGCATCCTGGCAGCTGTGGGCGACTCGTACAAGTTCATGTCCGGGACGTCTATGGCATGCCCACATGTATCAGCTGTGGCAGCGCTGCTCAAGTCGGTTCACCCTGACTGGTCACCTGCCATGATCAAGTCTGCCATTATCACCACAG CATCGGTGACCGATCGTTTTGGTATGCCAATACAAGCTGAGGGAGCACCTAGGAAGATCGCCGATCCATTCGACTTTGGTGGTGGCCAGATCGACCCAGACAAGTCCATTGACCCTGGGCTTGTCTATGACATTGACCCGAAGGAATACACTAAGTTTTTCAACTGTACCCTTGGCCCTAAGGATGACTGTGAGTCCTATGTGGGCCAGCTCTATCAGCTCAACCTTCCATCCATCGCCGTGCCAGACCTTAAGGACTCTGTCACGGTTTGGCGCACTGTAACCAACGTCGGAGGGGAAGAAGGAACTTACAAGGCATCAATTGAGGCACCAGCCGGTGTGAGGATGTCTGTTGAACCTTCAATTATCACATTCACCAGAGGTGGTAGTAGAAGTGCAACATTCAAGGTGACATTCACCGCAAGGCAGAGAGTACAAGCAGGCTACACGTTTGGAAGCTTAACATGGCTAGATGGTGTCACACATTCGGTGAGGATTCCAGTAGTGGTTCGCACCATAATCCAAGACTTTGTTTCAGATACTTCGTAA